The sequence GTTTTGTGCATAGAAAACAGTGGTAGCCGGAGCCATAATCAAACATATATGCATGGCATCGACCCAATTAACCCGGCGCTTATAAGCCATTGTCGCTTGGCTGGGTAATTTAATCCTAAACCAAAAACTTACGGCGATATTGACGATGCCAAGCAGTAGAGGAATTCGCCAGCCGACGGTTTGCATAGTTTCCGAGTCAAGAGTGTGCTCAAGTAGATAGACAATAATCAGTGATGCGAGAACCCCAATAAGAGAGCTACCAACAATCAAACTACAAATTCTGGCGCGCTCATTAGTTGCAGGGTCATCGAAAAGGTAAGTGGTTAGCGAGGCCACTTCACCACCAAAGCTAAGTGATAATGTCATTTGTAATAGCAAAACGACTAAGGGCGCATAATAGCCCAATGTATTGATGGGTAATAATGCCATACAGAGAGTCGCAAGCCCGGTGATTAAACTGGTGAGGACTAATGCGGCTTTCCGGCCAGCTTGATCCGCATAACGGCCAATAATATATCCACCCAGCGGCCTTGTGATAAATCTTAAGGCAAATATACCCCAGACGATACTTTCGGGATTTTGATACCCTTGCCGCGCGAATTCGGCACTCAGATACATAGATATCGCTGCAAATACCGCAATATCATAATATTCCAATGTATTACCGGCTACTGCCCCTAATCTGAATTTCCATTTCATCCTATTCCCTCAATCTATCACACTGTTTTATTGGGTTGTTTTGATAAGAACGTCCAGACAAGCTAATG comes from Yersinia bercovieri ATCC 43970 and encodes:
- a CDS encoding MFS transporter, with product MKWKFRLGAVAGNTLEYYDIAVFAAISMYLSAEFARQGYQNPESIVWGIFALRFITRPLGGYIIGRYADQAGRKAALVLTSLITGLATLCMALLPINTLGYYAPLVVLLLQMTLSLSFGGEVASLTTYLFDDPATNERARICSLIVGSSLIGVLASLIIVYLLEHTLDSETMQTVGWRIPLLLGIVNIAVSFWFRIKLPSQATMAYKRRVNWVDAMHICLIMAPATTVFYAQNMSMSIIRESLHIGDFKNLYAIFSTALFCLLLMLTGWLADRYASASKVFAWGVYSLIIFSTPLYLLLSSTIFEFVLLAQLFISANAAMILCGNLSVIAQVAKGHTATMGVGCNISISLFGGMTPLIIDSLLPYGLTYAGIYISLSGFALLLSYWIFKTRY